The DNA sequence TCACGAATCTCCTTTTCTATTGTTATATGCTTAGGCCTAAAACATATAAGCAAAAGGAGCACGATCAGTTGCCCTGGATCAACTCCCGGAGATGCATTGGGTGGCCGCGGTGCGCACGTCGCCCAGGCGCAGCGGGAAGTTGTTCAGCCGCTCGTGCAGCTTGATGCTGCTGCCGCTGCCACGCTTGTCGATGTCTACCAGCGCCGCCGGGCCCGCGCCCGCGCTGAGCTTCTGCGGCACGATCAGGCGCAGGCCATCGCCACGCTGTTCTTCCTGCAGCGGGTCACGCGTATCGGCCAGCTTGTGCTTGACGCAATCGGCATAGGCGCGCGGAGACTTGCCAGAAATAACGTCCAGCGTTTCATGCGATTGTTCCAGCTCCGCGACACTCACGCAGCCACCCAGCGTCAGCGACAACGCCGCCACCATCCACTTCATTTGCAGCACCTCTGCCATCAAGAATCCGCTTCGACCACGACCAGGCGGTTTTGCTCCCTGCTTTGGCAGATTTATCTGCGCCTGGCCGAACAGCGCGGCAGTGTAACCCGACATCGTGGTATCGTTTGCCTTTGCAGAACCAATCCTTGCGGAGCATCACATGAAATTCGTACACCAGCGCGAGCACCTGAACGAGGACGACATCGTCGTCATCGAGTGCTCCCAGCGCTGCAACATCCGCCTGATGAACGACGCCAACTTCCGCAGCTTCAAGAACGGCGGCCGTCACACCTACCACGGCGGCCATTTCGACAAATTCCCGGCGAAGATCACCGTGCCCAGTACCGGCTTCTGGAACATCACCATCGATACCGTGACCACGCGCCCGATCTCGGTGACCCGCAAGCCAACCTTGACCCACAAGATCAAGATCGTCCGTCGTTCGTCGTCGAAACTCAGGTAAGGCCACCATGACCCAGACCATCAAGTACGTCATCAAATACAAACTCGACGGCCAGCGCCGCTGGGACTTCGCGCAGATGCCCGACGCCTCCCTCGAGCAAGCCCTGGAAGCCCTGCGCAAGATCCACGGCGAAGACGCCGAGAAGATCAGCGACATCCAGGTCAGCAAAGCCTTGTAACCGCCCCCCGCCGCACCGCTCGCCCGCGCAAGGAGAACCGCATGAGCCACTGGCCCGACCGCCGTATCCTCGACCTGCTGGGCATTGAACTGCCCATTCTCCAGGCGCCGATGGCGGGCGCCAGCGGTGCGCCCATGGCCATTGCCGTGGGCCTTGCGGGTGGGCTGGGGGCCCTGCCCTGCGCCATGCTCACAGGTGACCAGGTGCGCGCCGAAATCGCCGCCTTCCGTGCCGGCTGCCCGGGCCGGCCGCTGAACCTGAACTTCTTCTGCCACCAGCCGCCAGCGCCCGATGCCGAGCGCGATGCACGCTGGAAGCAGGCACTCGAACCGTATTACCAGGAAGTGGGTGCGGATTTCGCAGCCCCCACCCCCGTGTCCAACCGCGCGCCTTTCGATGAGCAGAGCTGCCAACTGGTCGAGCAATTGCGCCCGGAGGTGGTGAGTTTCCACTTCGGCCTGCCCCGGCGCGAGCTGCTGCAACGGGTAAAGGCCAGCGGTGCCAAGGTGCTGTCCAGCGCCACTACCGTGGAAGAAGCGGTATGGCTGGAAGGCCATGGCTGTGATGCGATCATCGCCATGGGCTATGAAGCTGGCGGCCATCGCGGCATGTTCCTCAGCGACGACATCACCAGCCAGATCGGCACCTTCGCCCTGGTGCCGCAGGTGGCCGATGCGGTCAGCGTACCGGTGATTGCCGCTGGCGGCATCGCTGACCACCGCGGCCTGGTCGCAGCGCTGGCCCTGGGTGCCTCGGCGGTGCAGATCGGGACGGCTTACCTGTTCTGCCCCGAGGCCAAGGTCTCGCCGGCGCATCGCCAGGCACTGGACAGCGCACCCGCCAGCGACACAGCGCTGACCAACCTGTTCACCGGCCGCCCGGCGCGCGGCATCAACAACCGCATCATGCGCGAGTTG is a window from the Pseudomonas anuradhapurensis genome containing:
- a CDS encoding DUF1883 domain-containing protein, with product MKFVHQREHLNEDDIVVIECSQRCNIRLMNDANFRSFKNGGRHTYHGGHFDKFPAKITVPSTGFWNITIDTVTTRPISVTRKPTLTHKIKIVRRSSSKLR
- a CDS encoding NAD(P)H-dependent flavin oxidoreductase, with protein sequence MSHWPDRRILDLLGIELPILQAPMAGASGAPMAIAVGLAGGLGALPCAMLTGDQVRAEIAAFRAGCPGRPLNLNFFCHQPPAPDAERDARWKQALEPYYQEVGADFAAPTPVSNRAPFDEQSCQLVEQLRPEVVSFHFGLPRRELLQRVKASGAKVLSSATTVEEAVWLEGHGCDAIIAMGYEAGGHRGMFLSDDITSQIGTFALVPQVADAVSVPVIAAGGIADHRGLVAALALGASAVQIGTAYLFCPEAKVSPAHRQALDSAPASDTALTNLFTGRPARGINNRIMRELGPMSELAPRFPLAGGALMPLRAITEPQGNSDFSNLWSGQALRLGQHRPAGQLTREIAEKALAVVGRPAFS